A window of the Torulaspora globosa chromosome 6, complete sequence genome harbors these coding sequences:
- the KSS1 gene encoding mitogen-activated serine/threonine-protein kinase KSS1 (ancestral locus Anc_4.184): MPRTITFDIPSQYQLQALVGEGAYGTVCSAIHKPTGIRVAIKKIQPFSKAMFVTRTLREIKLLRYFHDHENIISILDKIKPTTIDKMNAVYLVQELMETDLQRIINNRAASPLSDDHIQYFTYQILRALKSIHSAQVIHRDLKPSNLLLNSNCDLKVCDFGLSRCLASSSDSRETLVGFMTEYVATRWYRAPEIMLTFQEYTTAIDIWSCGCILAELVSGKPLFPGRDYHHQLWLILEVTGTPSYEDVECIKSTRAKEYIANLPTKHKMPWEIALGRQHLDPQMVDLLDKMLTFNPNKRISAAEALSHPYLSTYHDPDDEPEYPPLDLEDEFWKIDNEIKKPNDESETSMGELKQMLYDEIMKPLV, translated from the coding sequence ATGCCAAGGACCATCACGTTTGATATCCCCTCGCAGTACCAGCTACAGGCTCTGGTCGGTGAGGGAGCCTACGGGACGGTATGTTCCGCTATACATAAGCCTACAGGAATTCGTGTtgcgatcaagaagatacAGCCCTTCAGCAAGGCGATGTTTGTCACCAGAACCCTGAGAGAGATCAAGTTGCTGAGATACTTCCACGATCATGAGAATATCATAAGCATTCTAGACAAGATAAAGCCCACGACCATCGATAAGATGAACGCCGTGTATCTGGTGCAAGAGCTGATGGAGACAGACCTACAGAGGATCATTAACAATCGTGCTGCCAGCCCTTTGAGTGACGATCACATCCAGTACTTCACATATCAAATTTTGAGGGCTTTGAAATCGATTCACAGTGCACAAGTGATCCATAGAGACTTGAAGCCATCCAATCTGTTACTGAACTCCAATTGTGATTTGAAGGTCTGCGATTTCGGGCTCTCAAGATGCCtcgccagcagcagcgattCAAGGGAAACGTTGGTCGGGTTCATGACCGAATACGTCGCTACGCGGTGGTACAGGGCGCCCGAGATCATGCTTACCTTTCAGGAATATACTACAGCCATTGACATCTGGTCGTGTGGATGCATCCTAGCGGAACTGGTTTCTGGCAAACCTTTGTTTCCCGGTAGAGATTATCATCACCAACTCTGGCTGATACTTGAAGTTACGGGTACGCCGTCCTATGAAGACGTGGAATGCATCAAATCAACGAGAGCCAAAGAGTACATTGCCAACCTGCCCACGAAACACAAGATGCCGTGGGAGATTGCGCTGGGTAGGCAACATTTGGACCCGCAAATGGTAGACCTACTAGACAAAATGCTGACTTTCAACCCAAACAAGCGAATAAGCGCCGCAGAAGCACTCAGCCATCCATATTTATCAACCTATCATGATCCAGATGACGAGCCTGAGTATCCCCCACTGGATCTGGAAGATGagttttggaaaattgacaatgagatcaagaaacCCAACGATGAGTCTGAGACTTCTATGGGAGAGCTCAAACAGATGCTTTACGATGAAATAATGAAACCCTTGGTATAA
- the ACB1 gene encoding long-chain fatty acid transporter ACB1 — MVSQLFEEKAKAVNELPTKPDTDELLKLYALYKQATVGDNTKEKPGIFNMKDRYKWDAWEALKGKSQEDAEKEYIELVDALIAKYSK, encoded by the coding sequence ATGGTTTCACAATTGTTCGAGGAGAAAGCTAAGGCAGTCAATGAGCTACCAACCAAGCCCGACACCGATGAGTTGCTGAAGCTTTACGCGTTGTACAAGCAAGCGACCGTCGGAGACAATACTAAGGAGAAGCCGGGTATTTTCAACATGAAGGACCGCTACAAGTGGGACGCTTGGGAGGCACTGAAGGGCAAGAGCCAGGAGGACGCCGAGAAGGAGTACATAGAGCTTGTGGACGCTTTGATCGCCAAGTACTCGAAATAG
- a CDS encoding bifunctional fructose-2,6-bisphosphate 2-phosphatase/6-phosphofructo-2-kinase (ancestral locus Anc_4.177), which produces MAAILSDEEELVNGLGSELLIAPTGNHMARTGKRWSGSGGARLNNLKKPTSDGVHDPVEEYISPGQLYSTESGRLFHAGRILIVLVGLPATAKTLLSVAITRYTRWLGVRTKSFHVSEYRRKEGVEVPDDYFSALPSTKEGMETRRRIFSTVFDEMVKFFMDSKGQLAIYDALNIRRSERKDLEGKFRALNIKVLFIESIMTDDDLVARGIVMASQSSDYKGLSKEKARSAFMQRILVNRPLYEEIIPEEQLSYVKYINFGERLIVNNNRYGYLINKIVFFLMNLREKKGCVYFARCGTSDKDKYIDDELLNRDGLRYSKILTDLVLDRINSRRLSRHGTPNSSAKGSTPIPEEIFSKMDSPTLIPTMATLQRTASRGNHRIKQVTSWDGADEDSFVVWTAPRKRTYDTAKFFMDKGISVRQRFQLQQLHPGVVADLTEEEIKERYPTEYRESLKDRYHYRFPRAESYHDLAVRMEPLLLEMERMRGDILIIGHESTLKVLYGYLMACTCEELPDLNFPRDELIEISFSPFKNTAETIPIPTH; this is translated from the coding sequence ATGGCTGCGATCCTGTCAGATGAGGAGGAATTGGTCAATGGATTGGGTAGCGAATTATTGATTGCTCCTACAGGAAACCATATGGCACGAACTGGGAAAAGATGGTCTGGTAGCGGTGGAGCTCGATTGAAtaatttgaagaaacctaCTTCCGATGGTGTTCATGACCCTGTAGAGGAATATATCTCACCGGGCCAGCTGTACTCGACCGAATCAGGTAGGCTTTTCCATGCGGGCAGGATACTTATAGTTTTGGTGGGACTCCCAGCTACAGCCAAGACCTTGCTGTCCGTTGCCATCACTAGATATACTAGATGGTTGGGAGTCAGGACCAAATCGTTCCATGTCTCTGAATatagaagaaaagaaggtGTAGAGGTACCGGACGACTACTTTTCAGCGCTTCCCTCGACCAAGGAAGGGATGGAaacgagaagaaggataTTCAGTACGGTTTTTGATGAGATGGTGAAGTTTTTCATGGATTCGAAGGGTCAGTTGGCAATTTATGATGCTTTGAACATTCGTCGCAGCGAGAGAAAGGATCTGGAGGGCAAGTTTCGTGCTCTTAATATAAAAGTACTTTTCATCGAGTCTATCATGACCGATGACGACCTTGTTGCTCGAGGTATAGTTATGGCGTCGCAGTCATCGGACTATAAGGGATTGTCGAAGGAGAAGGCAAGGTCCGCGTTCATGCAGAGGATACTTGTCAACAGACCATTATACGAGGAAATAATACCGGAGGAGCAGTTGAGCTACGTGAAGTATATCAACTTTGGCGAAAGATTGATAGTAAATAACAATCGGTATGGTTATCTTATTAACaagatcgtcttcttcctgatGAATCTGAGAGAAAAGAAAGGATGCGTCTATTTTGCACGCTGTGGAACCAGTGACAAGGACAAATATATCGATGATGAGCTACTTAATCGGGACGGCTTGCGCTATTCCAAGATACTGACCGATCTTGTTTTGGACAGAATTAATTCCAGAAGATTATCACGTCATGGGACGCCGAATTCGTCGGCCAAGGGCTCTACACCGATACCGGAAGAGATTTTCAGCAAGATGGACAGCCCTACTTTGATACCAACGATGGCGACACTGCAAAGGACAGCCTCTAGAGGCAATCATAGGATCAAGCAGGTTACCAGTTGGGATGGTGCAGACGAAGACTCCTTTGTTGTTTGGACAGcgccaaggaagagaaCGTACGACACAGCTAAGTTCTTCATGGACAAAGGGATCTCCGTTCGCCAGCGGttccagctgcagcagctgcaTCCCGGCGTGGTCGCGGACCTcaccgaagaagaaattaAAGAGCGCTATCCAACAGAGTACCGggaatctttgaaggacAGGTACCATTATAGATTCCCAAGGGCTGAATCGTACCACGACCTGGCGGTGAGAATGGAACCGCTACTGCTAGAAATGGAACGGATGCGCGGGGACATCCTGATAATCGGTCACGAATCGACTCTAAAGGTACTATACGGCTACCTCATGGCCTGTACATGCGAAGAGCTGCCCGATTTGAACTTCCCACGAGATGAACTGATCGAAATCTCATTCAGCCCCTTCAAAAACACGGCAGAGACAATTCCCATCCCAACTCATTAA
- the NIT3 gene encoding putative hydrolase (ancestral locus Anc_4.183): protein MSKILSQKLKVALIQFIGSTADKSANLQKAAALVEKAVKDQPETKLVVLPECFNSPYATDKFREYAEVIEEDSPSYKVLSNLASKLKIILVGGSIPELEPKTNKIYNTSMVFDQNGALIATHRKAHLFDIDIPNGITFKESDSLTGGEKATTVETSYGKFGLGICYDMRFPELAMISARQGSFAMIYPGAFNTVTGPLHWSLLARSRAIDNQVYTLLCSPARNMNSDYHAYGHSMVVNPRGDVIAEAGEGEEIIYAELDPEEIETFRQGIPITKQRRFDIYKDVSK from the coding sequence ATGTCTAAAATACTATCACAAAAGCTCAAGGTAGCCTTGATTCAGTTCATTGGCTCAACAGCAGACAAATCGGCAAACCTTCAAAAGGCAGCAGCTTTAGTTGAGAAAGCTGTGAAAGATCAACCAGAGACAAAGCTTGTGGTTCTACCAGAATGTTTCAATTCTCCATATGCTACAGATAAATTTAGGGAGTATGCTGAAGTCATCGAAGAGGACTCTCCTTCTTACAAAGTGCTATCTAATCTAGCcagcaaattgaagatTATACTGGTTGGTGGATCGATACCTGAACTGGAACCCAAGACAAACAAGATCTACAACACTTCGATGGTGTTTGACCAAAATGGAGCTTTGATAGCGACCCACAGGAAAGCTCACTTGTTTGACATCGATATACCAAATGGTATAACCTTCAAGGAGAGCGATTCGTTGACCGGTGGTGAAAAAGCGACCACAGTCGAAACGAGTTATGGGAAATTTGGTCTTGGTATCTGCTACGATATGAGATTTCCCGAACTGGCTATGATCAGTGCTCGTCAGGGATCCTTCGCGATGATATATCCTGGAGCCTTTAACACCGTTACGGGACCTCTACATTGGAGCTTATTGGCCAGATCGAGGGCCATAGACAACCAGGTATACACTCTGTTGTGTTCTCCAGCCCGGAATATGAACAGCGATTACCATGCGTACGGTCACTCTATGGTCGTCAATCCACGAGGCGATGTTATCGCTGAAGCAGGCGAGGgtgaagagatcatctACGCAGAACTTGACCCCGAAGAAATCGAGACCTTCAGACAAGGTATCCCCATCACCAAACAGAGAAGGTTTGACATTTACAAAGACGTCAGTAAATAA
- the KAP95 gene encoding karyopherin beta (ancestral locus Anc_4.180) produces MSTTEVAQLLENTILSADQGVRIASETQLKKLSNENFLQYAGLLSNVLIDSQARLEARILAALTLKNELISKDSVKNQQFVQRWLTAIDPASNEQIKLNALNGLMTADEPRVANASAQLIAAIANIELPRGEWLDLMKTMVENTSPSQPENVKRASLLALGYICESADPQSQVLISSSNNILIAIVQGAQSSEPSTHVRLAALNALADSLVFIRNNMEREGERNYLMQVVCEATQAQDIDIQTAAFGCLCKIMSLYYPFMKPYMEQALYALTIATMKSTNDKVASMAVEFWSTICEEEIDIAYELTQFPQSPLQSYNFALASLKEVVPELLNLLARQNEDLEDDDWNVSMSAGACLQLFAQNCGNHILEPVLQFVEQNITSENWRYREASVMAFGSIMDGPDRTQRTYYIHQALPAILNLMNDSSVHVKETAAWCIGRIADLVVDSIDPQQHLPGVVQACLMGLQDHPKVATNCSWTLINLVEQLAEAKPSPIYTYYPPIVDSLIKAANRPNNEFNARASAFSALTTMVEYATDAVADISASISTFVMDKLGQTMSVDESQLGMEDRQSLQELQANILTVLAAVIRKSPSSVASVSDMLMDLFLKILDKKDSSYIEDDVFYAISALASSLGKDFEKYLETFSPYLVRALNQVDSQVSITAVGFIADISNSLEEDFNKYATAFMNVLGQMISTENTMKELKPAVLSVFGDIASNIGSNFTPYLNEVMALCVAAQNTKPENGTLEALDYHIKILESVLDAYVGTVAGLHSNPEALFPYVGTIFQFISLISEDPQLYGEDSTARSAVGLIGDIAAMYPDGSIKQFYAQEWIAEFIKKTRSNTSFSQSTKDTARWAREQQKHQMSL; encoded by the coding sequence ATGTCGACTACAGAGGTTGCTCAGTTGTTGGAGAATACCATCCTGAGCGCGGACCAGGGTGTCAGAATCGCTAGTGAGAcacagctgaagaagctatCGAATGAAAATTTCCTGCAGTATGCTGGTCTTCTATCGAACGTGTTGATAGATTCTCAAGCCAGGTTGGAAGCGCGGATTTTGGCGGCattgactttgaagaacgaaCTGATATCGAAGGACTCGGTTAAGAACCAGCAGTTTGTTCAACGTTGGCTGACTGCGATCGATCCGGCTTCTAATGAGCAGATAAAGCTGAATGCGCTGAATGGGTTGATGACCGCAGATGAGCCGCGTGTGGCGAATGCTTCCGCTCAATTGATTGCGGCAATCGCGAACATCGAGTTGCCCCGCGGCGAGTGGCTGGacttgatgaagacaaTGGTGGAAAATACCAGTCCCTCGCAGCCGGAGAACGTGAAGAGAGCATCGCTACTGGCGCTGGGTTACATTTGTGAGAGTGCCGATCCACAGAGTCAAGTGTTGATTTCGTCGTCAAACAACATACTGATCGCCATCGTGCAGGGAGCTCAATCGTCGGAACCTTCCACACATGTCAGATTAGCCGCTTTGAATGCCTTGGCAGATTCGTTGGTGTTTATCAGGAATAACATGGAAAGAGAGGGCGAAAGGAATTATCTAATGCAGGTGGTTTGTGAGGCGACGCAAGCGCAAGATATCGATATCCAAACTGCCGCTTTCGGTTGTCTGTGTAAGATCATGTCGCTTTACTATCCGTTCATGAAACCTTATATGGAGCAGGCGCTTTACGCTTTGACCATTGCTACGATGAAGTCCACCAACGACAAAGTGGCCTCGATGGCAGTTGAATTTTGGTCAACCAtttgcgaagaagaaatcgacATCGCGTACGAACTCACTCAATTCCCACAATCTCCGCTACAAAGTTATAATTTCGCGTTGGCATCTCTGAAGGAAGTGGTACCCGAGCTATTGAACCTACTGGCAAGACAAAATGAGGATTTGGAAGATGACGACTGGAACGTATCCATGTCCGCAGGTGCCTGCCTACAGCTATTTGCTCAAAATTGTGGTAATCATATCCTAGAGCCCGTATTACAATTCGTCGAACAAAATATCACCAGTGAGAACTGGAGATATCGTGAAGCGTCCGTGATGGCTTTCGGATCCATCATGGATGGGCCTGATAGAACTCAGCGCACTTATTATATCCACCAAGCTTTGCCAGCGATTCTGAACTTGATGAACGATTCTTCTGTGCATGTGAAGGAGACTGCGGCCTGGTGTATCGGTAGAATCGCCGATTTGGTTGTTGACTCGATAGATCCTCAGCAGCATCTACCAGGAGTTGTCCAAGCCTGCTTAATGGGTCTACAGGACCATCCTAAGGTTGCCACAAACTGTTCTTGGACGCTGATCAATCTGGTTGAGCAGCTGGCTGAGGCAAAGCCATCACCCATTTACACTTACTACCCGCCAATTGTGGATTCCCTgatcaaagcagcaaacaGACCAAACAACGAGTTCAATGCTCGTGCGTCCGCGTTCTCTGCTTTAACCACTATGGTCGAATACGCCACGGATGCCGTTGCAGACATATCCGCCTCCATCTCCACTTTTGTCATGGACAAGTTAGGCCAAACCATGAGTGTCGATGAGTCACAATTGGGAATGGAGGACAGGCAGAGCTTGCAAGAGCTGCAGGCTAACATTTTAACCGTATTGGCGGCAGTGATAAGGAAGTCCCCTTCCAGCGTAGCTTCGGTTTCAGATATGCTGATGgatctgttcttgaaaattctGGATAAGAAAGACTCGTCATACATTGAGGACGATGTCTTTTACGCCATTTCTGCCTTGGCTTCATCTTTGGGTAAGGACTTCGAGAAATATCTAGAGACTTTCTCGCCATATCTCGTGAGAGCTCTGAACCAGGTAGATTCCCAAGTGTCCATAACAGCCGTGGGATTCATCGCCGATATCTCGAATTCTTTAGAGGAAGATTTCAACAAGTACGCAACAGCGTTCATGAATGTGTTGGGGCAAATGATATCGACGGAGAACACTATGAAAGAATTAAAACCAGCTGTTCTAAGCGTGTTTGGCGACATAGCGTCGAACATAGGTTCCAACTTTACGCCTTACTTGAACGAAGTGATGGCGCTGTGTGTGGCCGCTCAAAATACGAAACCCGAAAATGGTACTTTAGAAGCCCTCGATTACCACATTAAAATTCTAGAATCAGTGCTGGACGCCTATGTCGGTACCGTGGCCGGCTTGCACAGTAACCCCGAGGCCCTATTCCCTTACGTGGGCACAATTTTCCAGTTCATCTCCCTGATTAGCGAAGATCCTCAGCTGTACGGCGAAGACTCTACAGCAAGGTCAGCCGTGGGCCTGATTGGTGACATTGCTGCCATGTACCCTGACGGATCAATTAAACAGTTTTACGCTCAAGAATGGATAGCCgagttcatcaagaagacGCGCAGCAATACGTCCTTCAGCCAATCGACAAAGGACACTGCCAGATGGGCCAGAGAGCAACAGAAACACCAGATGTCACTGTGA
- the CIS1 gene encoding Cis1p (ancestral locus Anc_4.178): MMREGTQTNITARSDEMTSRITTYIVSPIISVMYLGRGRQASTKPNVITRNDLLRAAQEMPARRQASSHSFPAGGSGSSMGSGDRKLRSRKSHRKEHFESEAA, translated from the coding sequence ATGATGAGAGAGGGCACTCAGACGAACATTACTGCAAGGTCAGACGAGATGACTTCGCGTATAACAACTTATATTGTTTCGCCAATTATATCTGTAATGTATCTGGGCCGCGGTCGCCAGGCGAGTACCAAACCCAATGTTATTACCAGAAACGACCTTCTACGAGCTGCTCAGGAGATGCCCGCTAGGCGACAGGCTAGCTCGCATAGTTTTCCCGCCGGCGGTTCGGGCAGCTCGATGGGATCTGGCGATAGAAAGCTCCGCTCAAGGAAATCACATCGCAAGGAGCATTTTGAGAGCGAAGCTGCGTAA
- the ORM2 gene encoding sphingolipid homeostasis protein ORM2 (ancestral locus Anc_4.182), with the protein MGSMGEPLSSQSSRDESLKPFPSNETSSNKPSIAEPHKDHRRRRSSSIISHVEPETFEDENDQQLLPNMNATWVDQRGAWIIHIVVILLLKIFYDLLPGVSTEWSWTLTNMSYVIGSYVMFHLIKGTPFDFNGGAYDNLTMWEQINDETLYTPARKFLIMVPIVLFLVSTHYSHYDLKLFSWNFLLTFVLAVVPKLPVTHRLRISIPGITGPAQIS; encoded by the coding sequence ATGGGTTCGATGGGTGAACCTCTGTCGTCACAGAGTTCTCGAGACGAATCTCTGAAACCATTTCCATCCAATGAAACCAGTAGCAACAAGCCAAGTATAGCGGAACCGCACAAGGATCATAGGAGAAGACGGTCTTCGAGTATAATATCGCATGTGGAACCGGAgacttttgaagatgaaaacGACCAGCAACTTTTACCAAATATGAACGCTACGTGGGTAGATCAGCGAGGAGCATGGATTATTCACATTGTGGTGAtcttgctgttgaagattttCTACGATTTATTGCCCGGAGTGAGCACCGAGTGGTCGTGGACATTGACGAATATGAGTTATGTAATTGGGTCCTACGTCATGTTCCATTTGATCAAGGGTACTCCGTTTGATTTCAACGGGGGAGCGTACGATAATCTGACTATGTGGGAACAGATAAACGATGAAACGTTGTATACACCGGCTAGGAAATTCCTGATTATGGTGCCCATCGTGTTGTTTTTGGTCAGCACTCATTATTCGCATTACGacttgaagcttttctcGTGGAACTTCTTGCTCACATTTGTTCTCGCTGTGGTGCCCAAGCTGCCCGTGACGCACCGCTTGAGGATCTCGATACCGGGTATCACTGGTCCAGCGCAGATCAGCTAG
- the CAX4 gene encoding dolichyldiphosphatase (ancestral locus Anc_4.179), with protein MASVASSFNPNLIPFDDTYILYDAKDPLSFLSAYFSLFPIAVLVFQLSWFITTRELEACIIAAGQVANEIFNNILKILLKQPRPMSFGESFQNDTLRSNYGMPSAHSQFMGFFCMYIGLRYCFRWKGLTRAKRLLGVIMVCFMASCVCFSRVYLRYHTLGQVLVGFTVGLATGSTYFLLVGFLREWKIIDWVLSWNLAQILYVKDSCNLAPITLEEEYHEYQRRLQKKSKRM; from the coding sequence ATGGCGTCCGTTGCTTCCTCGTTCAATCCAAATCTCATACCATTCGATGACACGTACATTCTGTATGATGCTAAGGATCCATTGTCGTTTCTGAGTGCCTACTTTTCCCTCTTCCCCATCGCCGTGCTGGTGTTTCAGCTTTCATGGTTCATCACCACGAGGGAGCTCGAAGCATGCATCATAGCAGCAGGCCAAGTGGCGAAcgagatcttcaacaatattttgaagattcttctgaagCAACCACGCCCCATGTCGTTCGGCGAGTCGTTCCAAAACGACACTCTACGGTCCAACTACGGAATGCCCAGTGCCCATTCCCAGTTCATGGGGTTCTTCTGCATGTACATCGGCCTACGTTACTGCTTCCGCTGGAAGGGCCTAACGAGAGCCAAACGGCTTCTCGGCGTCATAATGGTCTGCTTTATGGCTTCATGTGTGTGTTTTTCAAGAGTTTATCTCAGATATCATACTCTGGGACAAGTACTTGTGGGATTCACCGTCGGATTGGCCACGGGCTCCACCTACTTCCTGCTTGTTGGGTTTCTGAGAGAGTGGAAAATCATAGATTGGGTTCTTTCATGGAACTTAGCCCAAATCCTCTACGTCAAAGATTCTTGCAACCTGGCACCCATAACactggaagaagagtaCCACGAGTATCAAAGACGGCTACAAAAGAAATCCAAGCGGATGTAA
- a CDS encoding FAD-dependent oxidoreductase produces MSKSSRPQVTIVGAGIIGLYTAYVLTELQKIPGSEICVVAKYLPGDQSASGYTSPWAGGNWSCISPNDEATLFYDKFTYENLARLQKALLTFFTGRDDEWLGLSRRPSRELWDQVPNERKIDSLRSYLEDYRVLSEKELNEIRPTAPAFGITLKTWNFNCPVFLFNFFQFLRDKHQVRFVKQELTHLAQAKCYVNPLCSGSDRHIIFNCTGLGARDLGGVRDHKVYPTRGQVVVVRAPHINENCLRWGRDYATYIIPRPGKGKEVVLGGFLQVDNGNAQDTSLSETEDILKRTLTLLPKIGRADELEIIRVAAGLRPSRYGGPRIEREVKGDDDNLVFIHNYGASGYGYQGGLGMALKAVQLAFRQERSSRL; encoded by the coding sequence ATGTCCAAAAGTAGTAGACCTCAAGTTACGATTGTGGGCGCCGGTATTATTGGTCTTTACACTGCGTATGTCCTGACGGAGCTCCAAAAAATTCCCGGATCTGAGATCTGTGTGGTTGCGAAATATCTTCCCGGCGATCAGTCGGCCTCTGGGTATACTTCACCGTGGGCCGGAGGCAACTGGTCGTGTATTTCGCCCAATGACGAGGCAACTTTATTCTATGACAAGTTCACGTATGAGAACCTCGCTCGCTTGCAGAAGGCTCTCTTGACATTCTTTACAGGAAGAGACGATGAATGGTTGGGGCTGAGTAGGAGACCCAGCCGTGAATTGTGGGACCAGGTCCCCAATGAACGGAAAATCGATTCGCTAAGAAGTTACCTGGAGGATTACAGAGTGCTTTCggagaaagagctgaacGAGATCAGGCCTACCGCACCTGCGTTTGGAATTACCCTAAAGACTTGGAACTTTAACTGTCCCGTATTCcttttcaatttctttcagtttctgaGAGACAAGCATCAGGTTAGATTTGTCAAACAGGAATTGACACATTTGGCGCAAGCCAAATGCTATGTGAACCCCCTTTGCAGCGGGAGTGACAGACATATCATCTTTAATTGTACCGGCCTTGGTGCCCGTGATCTTGGCGGTGTCAGAGACCATAAAGTCTATCCAACCAGAGGACAGGTTGTCGTCGTCAGAGCACCTCACATCAACGAGAATTGCCTAAGATGGGGCAGAGATTACGCAACCTACATTATTCCCAGACCTGGAAAGGGAAAAGAAGTTGTTCTGGGAGGATTTCTCCAAGTTGACAACGGCAACGCTCAGGATACCTCTCTCTCTGAGACGGAAGACATTCTCAAACGTACCTTGACTTTGTTGCCCAAAATTGGCAGGGcagatgagcttgaaattaTCAGAGTCGCAGCAGGACTACGTCCATCGCGCTACGGTGGTCCTCGCATCGAGAGGGAGGTCAAGGGTGACGATGACAACCTGGTCTTTATTCACAACTACGGTGCTTCAGGCTACGGCTATCAAGGTGGCCTCGGAatggctttgaaagcagTTCAGCTTGCGTTCCGTCAAGAGAGAAGCTCGAGATTGTAG